One Cynocephalus volans isolate mCynVol1 chromosome 5, mCynVol1.pri, whole genome shotgun sequence DNA window includes the following coding sequences:
- the LYRM2 gene encoding LYR motif-containing protein 2, with product MAASRLPPATLTLKQFMRRQQVLLLYRRILQAIRQVPDDSDRRYLKDWAREEFKRNKSATEEDTIRMMITQGNMQLKELEKTLALAKS from the exons ATGGCTGCTTCCCGGTTACCCCCGGCGACGCTAACGCTAAAACAG TTCATGAGAAGACAACAAGTTCTCCTTCTCTATAGAAGGATTTTGCAAGCAATTCGGCAAgttccagatgattctgatcGCAGATACCTGAAGGACTGGGCAAGGGAAGaattcaaaagaaacaaaagtgccACTGAAGAG GATACAATAAGGATGATGATTACTCAAGGCAATATGCAGCTCAAGGAGTTAGAAAAAACACTCGCTTTAGCAAAATCTTAA